A stretch of DNA from Triticum dicoccoides isolate Atlit2015 ecotype Zavitan chromosome 2A, WEW_v2.0, whole genome shotgun sequence:
TGACGTCCGCGTGCGCGCGGGGCGCGCCGGCGGTGTAGCTCCGGTAGTAGGCGAGGTCGAAGTCAACCGCGTCCTCCGGCTTGCCGAGGTGGGCGGACGACGCCCTGATGTAGCGCGCGAGCAGGCCGCCCCTGGCGTCCAGGCTGCAGAACGCGCGCGGGTTGAGGTCCCGGAGGCGCTTCACGTCGGCGACGAACGCCGCGGCGTTGCGGAGAGGGACGCTGATGGCCGAGTTGTAGATGAAGGTTGCCCCGAGGCGAGGGTCCCACTTGCAGGAGGTGAGAAGCCCGTCTTCCGGGCAGTCGATGCATGCGCCGGTCGCCTGCATGCGGTGCTGGTACCCCACCACGGGGTACCCCGTGAAGACCTCGCCGTCGTTGGTGAAGCCGTGCGGCTGCGGCTGACTAGCaggagccgctgccgccgccgccgcgcacctGGCGACGTCGGTGGCGTTCTCCTCCAGCAGCTCCTCTGCACGCCTGGCCTCGACGCGCCCAAGCGCCGGTCTCGGCCGGAGGACGAGGTGGTCGTTCACGCCGTCGCCCGGCGACGACACGTCCACGCGGTCGTCCTGGCGATACACGACCTTGCCGCGTCCCGGCTGCCACGCCACGTCGCCGAACTCGTGGAGGCGGCCCCACTCCGCCACCTGGTCCTCCAGGTCCGCGTCGTCGCGCTCCACGAATGTCACCGACCGTTTGAACAACGGCTGCAATGCCAGAGTGACCTGGGAGACGACGCCGAGGACGCCGAGGGAGACCTTGGCGGCGTCCAGGTCCGGGTGCCCGTCGCCAAGCTCCCTCACCACCGCGAACCCCCGGCTCGCCGGCGCCGGCGTCACGATCCTCAGCCCGACGACGTGCTCGTggacggcgccccccttgccccacAGCGAGCTCCCGTGCGCGCCCGTGGCGAGCAGCCCCCCGACCGTGACGCCGGACCAGTAGGGCGAGTGCGGCAGCGCGAGCCCCGCGGCGGCCGCGGCCCGGAGCAGGTCCTGGAGGACCACGCCGCTCTCCACCGTGATGAGCCGCGCAGCCACATCCAGCCTCACCGTGCCGTTGAGCCGCAGGGTGCTGATGATGGTGCCGTCGCGGCCGCCGGGACACGCGAGCTTGGGAAAGCTGTGGGAGTACCTGGTGGCCACCTTAAGCTTGcgcttcgccgccgccgcggccgccacgGCCGCGACCAGCTCCGCTTCGGTGCGCGGGTAGACGACGTTCGCCGCGCGGCAGGTGGCACGGTCCAGGAAGGAGCCGTACGCGTTGGTGACCGTGCAGTCGGACGTTCCGCGGGCGCAGACCACCGGAGCCGGCGGAGGACTGgatccggcgaggtggaggaggagaagCCCCGCGAGGAGAGTCGCCAGAAGTTCCATTGCCATGCAATATGCCCACTGGTTCGGCGGTTCTCCAGATCTTAGTAGGCGTCGAGgagacttttctttttctttcctgaTTGGCAGGTACTAGGAAACAGCAGCCTGGATGCTTGGGTACATCATGTGATTTACATTGTTTTACTAGTTTATAAGTCAATTGAAATTAGGGGCCTTTTGATTCCGATGGTCGGGAAGATAGAAAAAAGGGGGTAGAAAACTAGGAATCAACAATTGTCGCTGAGCTCACTGCTGGAAAAAACCGAGTTCTTCCATGTTTGCCGAGTACAGAAACACGGGATCGCGGCAAAAGCTCTGCAAGCCGAGTTCGCATCTCGGCTAATCTTACGCAGCGCC
This window harbors:
- the LOC119357442 gene encoding L-gulonolactone oxidase 2-like, yielding MELLATLLAGLLLLHLAGSSPPPAPVVCARGTSDCTVTNAYGSFLDRATCRAANVVYPRTEAELVAAVAAAAAAKRKLKVATRYSHSFPKLACPGGRDGTIISTLRLNGTVRLDVAARLITVESGVVLQDLLRAAAAAGLALPHSPYWSGVTVGGLLATGAHGSSLWGKGGAVHEHVVGLRIVTPAPASRGFAVVRELGDGHPDLDAAKVSLGVLGVVSQVTLALQPLFKRSVTFVERDDADLEDQVAEWGRLHEFGDVAWQPGRGKVVYRQDDRVDVSSPGDGVNDHLVLRPRPALGRVEARRAEELLEENATDVARCAAAAAAAPASQPQPHGFTNDGEVFTGYPVVGYQHRMQATGACIDCPEDGLLTSCKWDPRLGATFIYNSAISVPLRNAAAFVADVKRLRDLNPRAFCSLDARGGLLARYIRASSAHLGKPEDAVDFDLAYYRSYTAGAPRAHADVIDELEQMALRKYGGLPHWGKNRNFAFDGAVGRYPKAGEFLEVKGRYDPNGLFSSEWSDQVLGINGTSPRVDKEGCAMEGLCVCSDDSHCAPERGYLCRPGKVYTEARVCSSSFPPAAGALRDEL